A window from Sebastes fasciatus isolate fSebFas1 chromosome 22, fSebFas1.pri, whole genome shotgun sequence encodes these proteins:
- the slc10a7 gene encoding sodium/bile acid cotransporter 7 isoform X1, with protein MGLLARLRKEWFIIGIVLVILSAKLQPDVGVKGGPLKPEITIAYVAVALIFFNSGLSLKTEELTSALLHVRLHLFVQSFTLVFFPLVVWLLLKVLGLTAIDQWLLRGLQTVSCMPPPVSSAVILTKAAGGNEAAAIFNSAFGSFLGIIVTPVLLLLFLGSSSSVPFSSIFSQLFMTVVVPLILGQVCRGFLREYLERRKLPFGAVSSAVLLMIIYTTFCDTFSNPNIELDPTSLLLVVLIIFSIQLSFMLLTFAFSTRSGSGFSPADTVAIMFCSTHKSLTLGIPMLKIVFEGYEHLSLISVPLLIYHPAQILLGSVLVPSIRSWMNSRQKAVKLSALQPV; from the exons ATGGGCCTCCTGGCGAGGCTCCGGAAGGAATGGTTCATCATCGGGATAGTCCTGGTCATCCTATCCGCCAAACTGCAGCCAGACGTCGGTGTCAAAGGAG gACCGTTGAAGCCAGAGATCACCATCGCCTACGTCGCCGTCGCGCTCATCTTCTTCAACAGCGGCCTGTCTCTGAAAACAGAG GAGTTGACCAGTGCGTTGCTCCACGTCCGGCTCCACCTGTTCGTCCAGTCCTTCACGCTCGTCTTCTTCCCGCTGGtcgtctggctgctgctcaaAGTCCTCGGGCTCACCGCCATCGACCAATGGCTGCTCAGAGG GTTACAGACGGTGAGCTGCATGCCCCCGCCGGTCTCCTCGGCTGTTATTCTCACCAAGGCCGCCGGAGGCAACGAG gCTGCTGCCATCTTCAACTCAGCGTTTGGCAGCTTCCTG GGCATCATAGTGActcctgtgctgctgctgctgttt CTCGGCTCGTCGTCCTCCGTTCCCTTCTCCTCCATCTTCTCTCAGCTCTTCATGACGGTGGTGGTTCCTCTGATCCTCGGTCAG gtgtgtcgTGGTTTCCTCAGGGAGTATCTGGAGCGGCGGAAGCTCCCGTTCGGCGCCGTCAGCAGCGCCGTCCTCCTCATGATCATCTACACCACCTTCTGTGACACCTTCAGTAACCCCAACATCGAGCTGGACCCCACCAGCCTGCTGCTGGTCGTCCTCATCA TTTTCTCCATCCAGCTCAGCTTCATGCTGCTCACGTTTGCCTTTTCTACCAG GTCGGGCTCAGGTTTCAGTCCTGCAGACACCGTCGCCATCATGTTCTGCTCCACACACAAGTCTCTCACTctgg gtATCCCGATGTTGAAGATCGTGTTTGAGGGCTACGAGCATCTCTCTCTGATCTCGGTCCCTCTGTTGATCTACCATCCAGCTCAGATCCTGCTCGGCTCCGTCCTCGTGCCGAGCATCCGGAGCTGGATGAACAGCCGCCAGaag GCGGTGAAACTGTCGGCTCTTCAGCCCGTCTGA
- the slc10a7 gene encoding sodium/bile acid cotransporter 7 isoform X2: MGLLARLRKEWFIIGIVLVILSAKLQPDVGVKGGPLKPEITIAYVAVALIFFNSGLSLKTEELTSALLHVRLHLFVQSFTLVFFPLVVWLLLKVLGLTAIDQWLLRGLQTVSCMPPPVSSAVILTKAAGGNEAAAIFNSAFGSFLGIIVTPVLLLLFLGSSSSVPFSSIFSQLFMTVVVPLILGQVCRGFLREYLERRKLPFGAVSSAVLLMIIYTTFCDTFSNPNIELDPTSLLLVVLIIFSIQLSFMLLTFAFSTRSGSGFSPADTVAIMFCSTHKSLTLGIPMLKIVFEGYEHLSLISVPLLIYHPAQILLGSVLVPSIRSWMNSRQKSSLLLR; encoded by the exons ATGGGCCTCCTGGCGAGGCTCCGGAAGGAATGGTTCATCATCGGGATAGTCCTGGTCATCCTATCCGCCAAACTGCAGCCAGACGTCGGTGTCAAAGGAG gACCGTTGAAGCCAGAGATCACCATCGCCTACGTCGCCGTCGCGCTCATCTTCTTCAACAGCGGCCTGTCTCTGAAAACAGAG GAGTTGACCAGTGCGTTGCTCCACGTCCGGCTCCACCTGTTCGTCCAGTCCTTCACGCTCGTCTTCTTCCCGCTGGtcgtctggctgctgctcaaAGTCCTCGGGCTCACCGCCATCGACCAATGGCTGCTCAGAGG GTTACAGACGGTGAGCTGCATGCCCCCGCCGGTCTCCTCGGCTGTTATTCTCACCAAGGCCGCCGGAGGCAACGAG gCTGCTGCCATCTTCAACTCAGCGTTTGGCAGCTTCCTG GGCATCATAGTGActcctgtgctgctgctgctgttt CTCGGCTCGTCGTCCTCCGTTCCCTTCTCCTCCATCTTCTCTCAGCTCTTCATGACGGTGGTGGTTCCTCTGATCCTCGGTCAG gtgtgtcgTGGTTTCCTCAGGGAGTATCTGGAGCGGCGGAAGCTCCCGTTCGGCGCCGTCAGCAGCGCCGTCCTCCTCATGATCATCTACACCACCTTCTGTGACACCTTCAGTAACCCCAACATCGAGCTGGACCCCACCAGCCTGCTGCTGGTCGTCCTCATCA TTTTCTCCATCCAGCTCAGCTTCATGCTGCTCACGTTTGCCTTTTCTACCAG GTCGGGCTCAGGTTTCAGTCCTGCAGACACCGTCGCCATCATGTTCTGCTCCACACACAAGTCTCTCACTctgg gtATCCCGATGTTGAAGATCGTGTTTGAGGGCTACGAGCATCTCTCTCTGATCTCGGTCCCTCTGTTGATCTACCATCCAGCTCAGATCCTGCTCGGCTCCGTCCTCGTGCCGAGCATCCGGAGCTGGATGAACAGCCGCCAGaag TCTAGTTTGTTGTTGAGATAG
- the ttc29 gene encoding tetratricopeptide repeat protein 29 isoform X2, which translates to MNGAVRQQHNKPFLTEITSKRRKHTQDRLKQPEESQSEKSAQILSKEEISLFRNSLKQNVCVELLQRGFHRSFSELFSLLGLDQDRRAAAEPGSAARLQTPLDQQWDKLETMRMHLSWAEQAESTCSWTVACDKRLFLGRYFSAPEDLWLSLYFYNSCANRERGGRSRPVIEAQACMAEVYLQLGELEEARQQAERCIRQADGGSWLDSDGQLLRLRARKALCMIYSRLADAPLDAADYNNALRLLHKGYSIATESEDKHLEAEASYQLGLTYQRAEDHDTAKQFFNTCMQICGTLQDADGLGKSYKAMAKSIESEGNINDTLQCLETLIDISRSNGLQHNLADAFLCLGNIYYTTSQYTRACEFFLQGYDVACEVGDVALLQKAQVSLGCARAHSLIGKYSEDVESASPAALRRLVAWKETRGHRGLSTDSTATAWY; encoded by the exons ATGAACGGAGCAGTAAGACAGCAACACAACAAACCTTTTCTAACGGAAATCACCTCCAAACGGAGGAAACATACTCAGGACAG GTTGAAGCAGCCGGAGGAGTCTCAGTCAGAGAAATCAGCCCAGATTCTCTCCAAGGAAGAAATATCACT GTTCAGAAACAGTCTAAAGCAGAACGTCTGTGTGGAGCTGCTTCAAAGAGGCTTTcacag GTCGTTCTCGGAGCTCTTCTCTCTGCTGGGTTTGGATCAGGATCGGAGGGCGGCGGCAGAGCCGGGATCAGCCGCCAGGCTTCAGACGCCGCTGGACCAACAGTGGGACAAACTGGAGACCATGAGGATGCACCTGAGCTGGGCCGAGCAGGCTGAAAGCACct gttccTGGACGGTGGCGTGTGACAAGCGTCTGTTTCTGGGTCGGTACTTCTCGGCTCCGGAGGATCTCTGGCTCAGTCTGTACTTCTACAACAGCTGTGCAAACCGAGAGCGCGGAGGCCGCTCGAGACCGGTCATCGAGGCCCAGGCGTGCATGGCTGAGGTCTACCTGCAGCTAG GTGAGCTGGAGGAGGCAAGGCAGCAGGCGGAGCGGTGCATCCGGCAGGCAGATGGCGGCAGCTGGCTGGACTCAGACGGTCAGCTCCTGAGGCTCCGGGCCCGCAAAGCCCTGTGTATGATCTACAGCCGGCTGGCCGACGCCCCGCTGGACGCCGCGGACTACAACAATGCCCTGAGGTTGCTCCACAAGGGCTACAGCATAGCTACTGAGT CTGAAGACAAACACTTGGAAGCGGAGGCCTCCTATCAACTAGGACTGACCTATCAGAGAGCAGAAGACCATGACACCGCCAagcag TTCTTCAACACTTGCATGCAGATTTGCGGCACACTGCAGGATGCAGACGGACTGGGGAAGTCCTACAAGGCTATGGCCAAGTCTATAgagag TGAGGGAAACATAAATGACACACTCCAGTGTCTGGAGACGTTGATCGACATCTCCCGTAGCAACGGGCTGCAACACAACCTGGCGGACGCCTTCCTGTGTCTGGGCAATATCTACTATACGACG AGTCAGTATACGAGGGCTTGTGAGTTCTTCCTGCAGGGTTATGACGTTGCCTGTGAGGTGGGAGATGTGGCTCTGCTGCAGAAAGCACAG GTGTCGTTGGGCTGTGCTCGCGCTCACTCCCTGATCGGGAAATACAGCGAGGACGTGGAGTCGGCTTCGCCCGCCGCCCTGCGACGACTGGTGGCGTGGAAAGAGACCCGAGGACATCGGGGCCTCAGTACCGACAGTACTGCTACTGCCTGGTACTAA
- the ttc29 gene encoding tetratricopeptide repeat protein 29 isoform X1 gives MNGAVRQQHNKPFLTEITSKRRKHTQDSRLKQPEESQSEKSAQILSKEEISLFRNSLKQNVCVELLQRGFHRSFSELFSLLGLDQDRRAAAEPGSAARLQTPLDQQWDKLETMRMHLSWAEQAESTCSWTVACDKRLFLGRYFSAPEDLWLSLYFYNSCANRERGGRSRPVIEAQACMAEVYLQLGELEEARQQAERCIRQADGGSWLDSDGQLLRLRARKALCMIYSRLADAPLDAADYNNALRLLHKGYSIATESEDKHLEAEASYQLGLTYQRAEDHDTAKQFFNTCMQICGTLQDADGLGKSYKAMAKSIESEGNINDTLQCLETLIDISRSNGLQHNLADAFLCLGNIYYTTSQYTRACEFFLQGYDVACEVGDVALLQKAQVSLGCARAHSLIGKYSEDVESASPAALRRLVAWKETRGHRGLSTDSTATAWY, from the exons ATGAACGGAGCAGTAAGACAGCAACACAACAAACCTTTTCTAACGGAAATCACCTCCAAACGGAGGAAACATACTCAGGACAG CAGGTTGAAGCAGCCGGAGGAGTCTCAGTCAGAGAAATCAGCCCAGATTCTCTCCAAGGAAGAAATATCACT GTTCAGAAACAGTCTAAAGCAGAACGTCTGTGTGGAGCTGCTTCAAAGAGGCTTTcacag GTCGTTCTCGGAGCTCTTCTCTCTGCTGGGTTTGGATCAGGATCGGAGGGCGGCGGCAGAGCCGGGATCAGCCGCCAGGCTTCAGACGCCGCTGGACCAACAGTGGGACAAACTGGAGACCATGAGGATGCACCTGAGCTGGGCCGAGCAGGCTGAAAGCACct gttccTGGACGGTGGCGTGTGACAAGCGTCTGTTTCTGGGTCGGTACTTCTCGGCTCCGGAGGATCTCTGGCTCAGTCTGTACTTCTACAACAGCTGTGCAAACCGAGAGCGCGGAGGCCGCTCGAGACCGGTCATCGAGGCCCAGGCGTGCATGGCTGAGGTCTACCTGCAGCTAG GTGAGCTGGAGGAGGCAAGGCAGCAGGCGGAGCGGTGCATCCGGCAGGCAGATGGCGGCAGCTGGCTGGACTCAGACGGTCAGCTCCTGAGGCTCCGGGCCCGCAAAGCCCTGTGTATGATCTACAGCCGGCTGGCCGACGCCCCGCTGGACGCCGCGGACTACAACAATGCCCTGAGGTTGCTCCACAAGGGCTACAGCATAGCTACTGAGT CTGAAGACAAACACTTGGAAGCGGAGGCCTCCTATCAACTAGGACTGACCTATCAGAGAGCAGAAGACCATGACACCGCCAagcag TTCTTCAACACTTGCATGCAGATTTGCGGCACACTGCAGGATGCAGACGGACTGGGGAAGTCCTACAAGGCTATGGCCAAGTCTATAgagag TGAGGGAAACATAAATGACACACTCCAGTGTCTGGAGACGTTGATCGACATCTCCCGTAGCAACGGGCTGCAACACAACCTGGCGGACGCCTTCCTGTGTCTGGGCAATATCTACTATACGACG AGTCAGTATACGAGGGCTTGTGAGTTCTTCCTGCAGGGTTATGACGTTGCCTGTGAGGTGGGAGATGTGGCTCTGCTGCAGAAAGCACAG GTGTCGTTGGGCTGTGCTCGCGCTCACTCCCTGATCGGGAAATACAGCGAGGACGTGGAGTCGGCTTCGCCCGCCGCCCTGCGACGACTGGTGGCGTGGAAAGAGACCCGAGGACATCGGGGCCTCAGTACCGACAGTACTGCTACTGCCTGGTACTAA